The sequence GACGACCACCATCGTTCTTGGGCGGTACTTGGTTGGTCCTGAGGGGCCAGAGGCGACCGAAGGCGACTTTCGCTTGCGACTACCAAGCGGATTGGTTGGGAAGTTGTTTGATGGCGTGATCTCTTCCGCGACGATGTCCAGTTTTTCGGGTCGTATCGAGTCCATGGATCCAGTTCTGCTTTCCACAAACGGCGATTGCGACACCAAGACTCTGGTCATATCATGTTGCATGCTCAAGACCCTCTCCTCTACGTTCGTAATGTCCTGGAGCCATTGTGGTATCGTTTCCTGCAGGTAGGCAAAGGACTTTGAGATGTCCGACATGCTGGGCGGCTCGCTCGTGTGCAAGGTGCTGTATGCCAGCTACTGGGTTGTAAAGGGGACAAGAATGGGGACCAGTTCAGACCAGGAGAGCGGAAGCAGCGAGTGTTGAAGTGACGTGGGCGAGAGTCAGTACGAGAAACAGGAAGCAGAGTCGTCCAGCGAGCAGTCGTAAAGGTCGTAAAGTGGAGGTGGGCGGTGGTGTAGAGTATGTAACGTGCGTGCAGCGGAGCCGGGCGGGTTGGCAGTGGTCGGCGACTTAAGTGGGGAGCGATGCGGGCGGGCGGGCTGGCGGGCAGGGGTTTGCACAGGCTGAAATGATCAACAGGCCATGCTTTAGCGGTGAACGGAGGCGCAAGACAATTACGGTCGTGCAAGGTCACGGCGCATTACAGGAAGAGCGTGCAGGAGGAAGAGAGCCGAGTCTGCAGCAGAGCAAAGGGACAAGGACTCAAGAACGTAGAATGCTCCGAGTGAACGGTTCGTCTGCTAGGTTCAGACGGCCCTTTTGTGCCACATTGGGGCGCGGTCGATCGCATTCGCACTCGGCCCTGGTCCGAGCTGGGTCTAGGCGGCTGGGCACTTCCAGAGTACCTCACAGTCTCTCCATCTCAGCGGACCTGTTTGCTCTGGCAGACGCTGCTACAGTGCGCTGCGTTGGATATGGCCGATGTGGCAATGCGGCAATGCGGCAATGATCGAGCCTTGACGGACGAGGCCAATCCGTCACGAACAGCGACTGCGGAAGAGGAGATGGGATCTACACACCTAAAGTCTATAGGCAATCGACTAAGAGCAAGTGCAGAATTATACTTCAAGCGCCAGCTGCTTGCAATGCATCCGTAGCGTAGGTTCTGCGAGCATCAGGCGCCTCTCACTTCACTTACTGGCGTTCACGTTCAGTCACCCCCACTGGACAGAGCGACGCGGGTAATAGTGTCATCTGCGGCTGTCCTCCAATCAGCTTCCCTCCAGAACCAACCAGCGAAAGACGCTGGTCCCTCCGCTGGTTCGGCGCGGTCTGAAGCGAGACAGTGCGGGACGGGGGGCTACCGTTGGCTAGTGTCCCGCTGCTCATGTCTTGCAGTGTAGATAGATTGTAAACTTACGTGTTCGGCAAGATTGCCATAGTTAGTACGTCTAGGTATTAATGTGTTGCAAGGCAGTGACATCTACTCGCAGACGCTGCCCAAAGAGGATGAGCACCTAACCCATGTTGCTGGAGCAGACAACACCTCAGAACAACCCCTCAGCGATGCGAGCGAGGGACTGGCTGCACCGTGCAAAAGGTCAGACAGCCGAATAATATAATACTGGGCCAGTGATAGATGTGCAAAAGGCCAGACTCCTCTTTGACAACGTCCAGAACGCCAAACAGCCATCTCGCTGCATGTGAAGACGACGTGGGAGTCTTCGCTTGATTTGTCCTGATGCGGCCGACACCATTTTCAAAGCTATGGTCCATCTTCGAGACGCGCATGCGTACGGACAAGGCCACCCACGGCCGACCGACTCGACTGCCTCGCCCTTTGCGTCCAGCATGGCACAATTTGACCTCGGATATTCCATCTTGATCCATACGCGCAACGCGAGAAAGGCAGTCGCACCAGCATACAATGTCCACAGACCTCTGGCTTCACGTAGGTGTGCCCTGATTCGTCGTGATTTCCTACGCTGGCAAAGTGCCAGGCTCATCCATGCTCCGGCGCTTGAATGAAAACACTCGAGAAGGCTGCCGTGCAACCCGTTGTCGCAGACACCTTGCAAGTTGCAAATGCAACGTTCCGACACGAGTTCCCCAGACTGTGGCTCAGGTCGGCGACCTTGTCGAAAGCGCGCTGCAGTCCTTACTTGACCCGCAGAAACCTGATAGTTTGAGAGTAGATCATGTCGATGCATCGATTGCCCTTCACCGGTGGTCCTGAACTTGGAAACACAACCGGACCGGGCCCCTAGGCTTTGCTTTTTGACAGGGCATAGCCATGTACAAACACACCTGGTGGTATGCAATTGGAGGGAAGAGTATGACCTGACCACTATTAACGCCCCATCCGTCGCAACTGCCTGTTTTGACGCTTGTTTATGCTCAACTCTGCATGACCGTCCGTGTGTGGTTAGACTCCAACCCGAGGAACGCCAACTCTGGTGACAGAGTTCTTGAAGGAAGTTGGTAATGCGAAAGGCTCAGAGCTGTGTGAACGTTGCCATCATAACATGTCATGAAGCTATCGTTCGAGCGAAATGACGTGCAGCTCCAGGGCTGCCTCGTGCCTCCCTCCGCTATCGATAAACCTGAGCGCCAAGAGGTGCAGCCGTCCAACGGCATCAGGTGTCAGAATCAGATGCTGTTCAGCACACAGCCTCGAGTACACGTTCGAACACCAAGTTCATAACGGCCCTGAAGTGCGAATCCTCAGGCTTTGGTCATGGTCCATGGCTACTGTCGATTGCTACCAGATTCTAGACTGTGATGCAGCTATAGATGACGACACCATTAAGCGGGCTTCGAGAGCTCCAATGCCTCCAATGCTCTCATCGACACCACCTCACTGACCTACCTGCTCAACATCAAGATCAAGACTATCTGCACAAACAGTAATCATTGCTTCACGACCAGCAGCCCGTCTCACGCGTCTTTTACGCACAATGTCGACCACCGCACCCGCAGCCTCGACGCTCCCCCAGGCACCATGGAAGCAGCTCTTCAACAAGCACCTTGGCGAGATGAAGCCTCCTCAGTTCGTGCTCGGCACCCTCGATAAAGCCCCAGACGGCTCTCCTACCGACTACGTGCCCCGAGTCCGCTACTGCATCTTCAGAGGGTTCTGGGCCGAGCTACCAGAGAACAAGCATAACGATGCCGAGCGCAACCCCGAGCTCTACCACAGCGACTGCCCTACCTTCACGACAGACGTGCGCATGGAGAAGGTCGGACAGATCTTCAAGACAAGCGCTGGACACGCGGAGAGTGACGACCAGGTCCAGGGCAGCGGCGGTGGAGGCCCGGTCGAAGCTGTCTGGTGGGTTGAAGGCGAGACTCAGACACAATGGCGAGTTGCAGGCAAGGCTTACGTGATTGCTGATGACATTGAGGGCTCTGAGGAAAGCAGTGGTGTCAGGACAGTCAAGAGCGAGGTGGGCAAGAGGATGAGGGCGCTCAACGAGGGCGGGGAGAACGAATGGAGCTGGCAAAGAGAGCTTACAGGCTTCTTTGGCAACCAGTCTCCTGCCATCAAAGGTATAACGCACTTTCCTGCACGTGAGCAAAGTCCCAAGCTGATATCGCGAAGGCTCCTTCAAGAACCCACCACCAGGCCAGCCGGTAACTGCGCCCTTTGACAAAGAGCGTCTCCAGCTCGGCTCAAAAGCAGATGACCTGCATGACGAGGTTGCGAGGAAGAACTTCCGCCTTGTAGTCATTGTCCCCGACGTTGTCGAGCAGACTGATCTGAGCGATCCCGAGAAGGCGCGGAGATTCAGATACACATGGGATGCCGATACTGCGCGGCACAACGCTGGCTGGAGGACAGAGGAGCTGTGGCCATAGTTGCCTACCTCGACCTTACCTACACAAGCATACAATCAGCACCTAGAGACGCCGCTCCCTGTTATCCGTGCTCCAAAGACCGATAATGCACTCCATGTCTTGTGACACTCTACGCCCCATTCCTTAACGCCACCCATGTACGTCTTGCCGGAAGCGAATGCCCACAAGTCGCCGACCTGTGCTACGCAGGCACCCACTCTGAACACGTTGTGCCACAAACAGCGTCGTACACAGATCTTGACTAGTAAGACCGCCCGGCCGCCCCGTGCTCGCTGTGTAGCACGCCTCATTACCAGACCGTCTGTCGTCACCTACTTCCCAATCGAGAAGCGGTGTTGATTGGGCGATGTGAACGCGAAAGTGGGTATTGCCAGCGCTTCAAGCGGCTGGCTGAAGACGGTGAAACTTACAGGTGACAGGCGTCAACAGTGTCGCAGATCTACCGAGACATCGTTGCGCCTGAGTATCAATCAATTGCTATGCTCTGAATTTCGGGATACACATGTCTCGCATCATGGTATCTGCAGAGTACGTAGTAAACGCGGACGGAAGATGAGTAGCGCTGTAACTTCATGCCATCTATGCCTTCTTGAAAAAGCTTGCAATGCTTCCTTGGCCCTTCTTGCCTGCGGGTTTGCCCTTCGCTGTAGCTGCTGGCTTGGGTGCAGGCTTTGCTCGCTTGGCCTCGGGCTCGTCCTCGGAGAATGACTCCCACACAGCCTCTTCCTTTGTTACTGCTGAGTGTTAGATATGACACGGACGAGAGCCCACCCTTACTCACCAAGGTAGCCTTCTTCATCCTTGACTGTCTTCTTTTTCATAACCCGTCTTCGGCCTCTCCTGCGACCATTCTGTACGGTAACTGTAGGCTCCGGCTCATCTGCTTTCGGTGCATCCGCTTCCTGAGACTGGGATGCTTCGGGTTCCTGCTCTAGCTGTTCTTTTGCGGCAGGTGCGTCGGGCATATCCTCATCTACAGATCGTCAATCCAAGGGTTCGACACTGCTTGTCATAAGCTTACCATCATCGTCCATCATCTTTCGCAGCTTCTCGGCCCGCTCGTTGCGCGCCTTCTTTGCTGCTTCCATCTTCTCAACGTCCACCTGGACTTCAGGCTCATCGTTTTCGTCGCCTTCGTCCTCCGACATGCCTTGCATGGGTTCTAGTGGAGTCAGCTCGCAGGCCAGGACAGAACACTGAGAAACTTACCATCCTGGACAGGCGCGGGTGTTGACTCGTTTGACCTCGCAGCCTCCTTCGGTTTTGCTTTAGCCTTTGCAAATGACTTGAAGATATCTCCAGCAGTTTTGTTCTTTGTGCCCCCGGACTTTGTGGAATCTGACCTCTTTAAAGTCGCAGGCGCTCCGGCTGGCTGGGGTGTCGATCGTCCAGACGCATCGTCCTCGGATGCACTACCCCTGCGCGACGACGTTGAGGCATCCTTTCTAAGTTGAGCAGCGACAGGTGGCTTTGCGGTGGGCTTCATGGCTGGCTTGTCAGCtggtttggtaggggctgAGGCTACGGGAGGGGGCGCATATTTGGCTGTCCTTCGCTACCAGAGCATTAGCTAGAGTCTGCTAGCTAAGAAAGACAGACGCATCATCTGTACCTTGATGTAGGGATTCTGTATAGATCCATATACTCGCCATCGTTCCAGCGGATCTTCATCAGCAAACTTCGAGTGCACCTCGTGATTGCATGATGCCAGTATGCTCATGTTCTGCGATCCTTAGTCCACGCTTAATGTCGGTCTCCTCTACTCATACCTCAAGTGGTCCTGGTTCCAAGCTGTAGATATGGATTGAGGCTTCCTCTGAGAATTCAGCGCGGGTCTCTGTACCATACGATTAGTCTGGCTACCTTTGCTTATCCACGCGGTACGTACTCGCGAGCTCTTCCTCTCGAACTAACAGTATAGTAGACTTCTTGACAGGCTCTTCCTCTTGCTCTTCGGGTTCTGGCATGGAGCTCATGAACGGGGAGCTGCGCATGCTAACATCTTCGCCGCTTCGACCGTTGGTATTATTCGGTTCGCTAGTGGTTCGTTTTGTACCAGAGATGAGGTAAGTCGCGTGGATAGAGTTCGGTTTCCTCGCGTTCTGCTTCTGGTAGAACTCGAAGAGCATACTGCTAAGCATTAGTGCTGGCTTCAGCCCGCAAAGCTTACTACTCACAGCTTCGCAGCATTGACATTGACCTGAAGCGCCCTCGAAAGCAGCCTATAGGTAACCTGGGAAGTGTCAGAAGAGAGTGATGATCGCACCGCACGAGGCGAGCTTACAGGCTGACTCTCGGTGAGAATTCTTGCAGCAAGGTAGTCTTTGTACTTGGTATCCGCCATTGTGAGTGTTGTCGTGCAGATTGGGGGTTTTGGTAGGCGTCGACGAGCAATTGAATGTTAGGCGCGTCACGAACTGCAAAGAGCGTGTGAGTCAGTGCGACGCGTCAAAGTGGCACAGCTGACTCGATCTGCCAAGGTTATCATCAATCCAGCCCACAACTGTACATCCTCCAGCACTACTTCACGATGAGCGGCGAAGACGAGGACCTTAAGTTACAGCGTGCTTCATCTAATTTGCTTGCAGATCTCGAGAAGCTGCTTCCACGGCTAGTACGAGAGCGTCAAAATGGCTCAGCAACAGCGCCAGTCCGCCAACATGTACGGGAGGTGGACATGTACCGAGCATGCGCTCTAGTACGTTGTGCATCTGTATTCGACTGAGCGATCGTTGATTCTCGTCACAGATCGAGCCTTTCCAGGAAGACCCTCAGCTTCTGGACACGCACCTGAAAAACTTCCTCCCCCCTCTGGTTGATGCCTACCTTGAGCTGCTGCAGACAACGTCCCGGAAGAAAGCTAAGAAAGGCTACGTGCCTCTGTCACACGCAATCTGCTACATCATCAACCTTTTTTGCAAAGTCAGGGGTGAGAAGGTCATCAAAGGTTTCCTCAATAATGAACCACGCTACCTTGAACCCATCCTCAACGAATTTGAGGTTGGTAGAAACTTTCAAAAGGCAGAGGACGATTCTCTTCAGCAATCAATCGTTCCATGGACAGAGCGTCATGTGCTTTTGCTATGGCTCTCTCATTTGATGCTCGCGCCTTTTCCACTTGCGTCCATATCGACCTTGCAGTCATCAGAGGAGATATCGGCAGAGCTGGGTATCGAGCTTCCCGCAGAGATTCCCGGTATCACTCTCCGCGTCCTTGTTATCTGCTTCCAGTGTCTACAGTCTGCATCAAAAGAACGCAACGCTGCTGCAAAGCTCTTAGTCACACTTTCTGTGCGTCCGGACATGCAAGAACTTGGATTGCTTCACGTACTCGTCAAGTGGTCTTTGTCATTTTTTTCCAACGCTGTCGAGGACACTTCAGACATACACACATGCATTGGCGTTCTGTCTTTTCTGTCAGGATTGGTGGCCTCGGCGACTAATGAGGAAATTGGACCCTTCCTTGCCCTTGCGTTCCAATCCTGTCAACGCATACTCCACCAGGACAACCTCGCGTTCCTCAAATCATCGGCGGTAGCGCGAAAACTGATCGTCAAGACCTTGCGAAACATTGTCATACACTGTCTTCAAGCAACTGCAGTTCCTTTTGGGCTCGACGCTACATCTGTGCTCGAGGAAGTGATCGAGGCACTGCTCGAGTTGATGGGTGATGGCGATACCCCGGTACGGTACGCAGCAAGTAAAGCCATGAGTATGATCACTTTAAAGCTCGACTCAGAGATGGCAGAGGAAGTGATAGAGGCAATTCTTGGATCACTCAATGAGAGCGTGTATTGGCAAGGAACTAAACGCAATTTGAGTGGGGTCAACCCTCTTCGATGGCACGGGTTGACCTTGACCTTGTCTCATCTGCTTTATCGAAAGGCTATACCGGCTCACCAGCTGCCAGACGTGTTGAATGCGCTGTTGCTGTCCCTCAGTTTCGAGCAGCGCTCGCCAACCGGCGGCTCCATCGGAACAAACGTGCGTGATGCCGCTTGCTTTGGCATCTGGGCGTTATCCCGCCGGTATTCTACAGATGATCTTGTTGCTGTACAGACTTCTTCAATTCGAGCTTCTGAGCACAGGGTGAATGTTTCTGTACCTCAGACGCTAGCAATCGAGCTTGTCGTAGTAGCATGTCTCGACCCAGCAGGTAACATCCGTAGAGGTTCATCTGCAGCTCTACAGGAGCTGATTGGTCGACATCCCAATACAATCAGAGAGGGTATTCCCCTCGTTCAAGCCGTGGACTTCCACGCTGTTGGTCTTCGCCAGCGAGCTATGTGCAACGTAGCCGTGAAGACCGGCAATCTACAGCCATTGTACTGGCAAGCTATCTTCGAAAACCTACTCGGATGGAGAGGAACTGGATCGCTAGACTCTGACTCTCGCCTATTCGCAGCCAAGTCGATAGGCTTGTTGTCCAGAAATCAAGTACCTGGTACGGTGCAACAGATGACCGATCGAATATGCAACCAACTTGGAACATTACGGCTTCGAGAAGTTGAAGAGCGACAGGGATTGGTGTCGTCTCTAGCAGCTATTGTGGAAATGCCCAACCATGCCGAATTCACCTCAGAAGGGTTGTACCGACCAGCAACTTTCATATCTCTTTGGAGGCTCTTTGATAACCAAATCAAACTGGAGGACAAATCCTTCATATCTCCAGCACTGCGACCGGAATACACGGCGTCGTCTTTTTGCGATCTCATTGCGGCCCTGGTGAGTGCTATGAGCACTCTGCCAACAGATGATTGGGTTTCGAACGTACCTCCAGATGAGATCGCGCGTATTCTGGATTTGTGTCTTACACGGCACGAAGAGACCGTCCTGACAGCTATAGCAAAAGTCGCCGGCCAGGCTCTTGTACTTCTCCAGAACGTTTCGCCAGCCCTCCCAGAGTCCTTGATCACGAACTGGCTAGCAAAACTGGATAACGAAGCTTCATACAGCGGTCTTCGCTGTTCTGGTCATGTTGTTGCACTTGGATCAGCCTATGGAGCGCCATTCTCTGCTGAGAGCAGTATCGTTACAGACTTACAACGGCGCATTCTACACACAATCACTTTCAGGTGCACTTCGGCGGTAGCGATAGAAGCAAGAACAGTAGCTTTACGAGCCTTGGATACCTTACTCAAGACTTGCCAAGAGGTGACAAGGAAAAGCTTTTCACCCAGAGCAGCAAATGTCAAGGATAGGGTTTTAAGCGCCTTACACGTAGCTTTGAACGACTATACAGTCACTGAGCGGGGCGATGTTGGCTCACTCGTTCGGTTGGAAGCTTTGAATGTCGTCCGAACAGCAGGACTGGCCGACA is a genomic window of Ascochyta rabiei chromosome 16, complete sequence containing:
- a CDS encoding Pyridoxal 5'-phosphate synthase → MSTTAPAASTLPQAPWKQLFNKHLGEMKPPQFVLGTLDKAPDGSPTDYVPRVRYCIFRGFWAELPENKHNDAERNPELYHSDCPTFTTDVRMEKVGQIFKTSAGHAESDDQVQGSGGGGPVEAVWWVEGETQTQWRVAGKAYVIADDIEGSEESSGVRTVKSEVGKRMRALNEGGENEWSWQRELTGFFGNQSPAIKGSFKNPPPGQPVTAPFDKERLQLGSKADDLHDEVARKNFRLVVIVPDVVEQTDLSDPEKARRFRYTWDADTARHNAGWRTEELWP